The Ranitomeya variabilis isolate aRanVar5 chromosome 7, aRanVar5.hap1, whole genome shotgun sequence genome includes a window with the following:
- the CFAP70 gene encoding cilia- and flagella-associated protein 70 isoform X2, giving the protein MEMALEDVKPRPPAPVHITVLRAHDLRGVKADAPVTYVRSEFSNALLGDSPKLESAPSKPTEYNFTTSLDIGGDSPHSLDDVAHKPVLLTVIEILPKEKKQKEEKTSVLGQSAVDLLPLLRGECNFTVTVPLHPVQGSPLETAHPDAKPSLEVAVSVPAPLLTESQISQGNLLRVTMEAAYCVPESWALSGPQYNYVASLQIPSVGEGDATLIFSSGVLKGGGESEPVSRRKRWPMSGISAPGAQHIPESFILTGAYEEEDGEINRKEDREFRTEAETHKKRVTWDMERRCCLDQSAVTSLQKRIAECRYWPVEIMRAQYSPAGKSKPGKQHGDEEAVVSFHGVAYINMVPLLYPGVRRLRGAYRVLAYQDAEVLEKTKRDHSVLRDVARQNSLMSRLAAVPLGVNSPHVKPTPSRLGKEEKGAKEKEGSRRMSAVMRSSEAADMDPAVVHQTGPANIEGQQYVDSGTYLVLELTLEKALVPKRKAEEVALRVKELVPVRPQLDRRTAGAQKAVADFHSQVTSITSAILEEYCQLFGQQETSDVDVDPQVLEEQKCQLNYELNCSGKYFAFKEQLKHSVVKIVREKYLKTTAFEDRDQLQTFLSELYIYLVDQMHLALNKTLLDDSEKAPPAPMTDTQQLLRFAKEAEMTEDYHQAEMYYQERLARDRQRVDHWLDYGCFKLLLGDHIKAQECFHEALAANREHLHSLLLCGVVAVILDNNEGAELFFEDATCVAPGSALAWTMLGLFYEIQGNDIRMEMAFSEAGKLHQAALTADQSDAGGSECREAGAGGGTEVPDRTVPPSPRRRPGSGERSTSSRSSGKKTPGPSSVVSKSKAGTHRGGSGVKHSSPHKPSPPASSIYMEAAKFLAQVNAPQFVQRALSHELLSLDGGPSCQYHLMCAQVHLLRKEFDAAHENLREAAQVDHQNPDVWALTGHVQYTSGRKGEARQSYEHALSLVDDASDTHPVYLRLGSIYLQEGEFEKAKTTYLLACRRSPTCLTWLGVGVACYRLEELQEAEDALSEANALNNSNAEVWGYLTLVCLKTGRQLEAEQAYKYTRKLHVQDQTLMTEIQQLQEEVGFGDPSF; this is encoded by the exons ATGGAGATGGCGTTGGAAGATGTGAAGCCTCGGCCCCCCGCCCCGGTGCACATCACCGTTCTCCGAGCACATGATCTG AGAGGAGTGAAGGCGGACGCCCCGGTCACCTATGTGAGGTCGGAGTTTAGTAACGCCCTCCTGGGAGACTCCCCCAAGCTGGAATCAGCCCCCAGTAAACCCACCGAGTACAACTTCACTACCAGCTTGGACATCGGCGGTGACAGTCCTCACAGCCTGGACGACGTGGCGCACAAACCCGTCTTAT TGACCGTCATCGAGATCTTACCCAAGGAGAAGAAGCAGAAGGAGGAGAAGACGAGCGTCTTGGGGCAAAGCGCGGTGGACCTGCTGCCCTTACTGCGAG GCGAATGTAACTTTACGGTGACTGTCCCCCTGCACCCGGTCCAGGGGTCTCCTCTGGAAACTGCCCACCCAGATGCCAAG CCCAGCCTGGAGGTGGCAGTGTCGGTCCCGGCGCCCTTACTCACTGAGTCACAGATAAGTCAGGGGAACCTGCTCCGAGTGACCATGGAGGCCGCGTACTGTGTCCCCGAGTCCTGGGCCCTCAGTGGgccgcagtataactacgtggccagTCTTCAGATCCCGTCGGTGGGAGAG GGAGACGCCACTCTCATCTTCTCCAGTGGCGTCCTGAAAGGCGGCGGGGAGAGCGAGCCGGTCTCCAGACGGAAGCGGTGGCCCATGAGCGGCATCTCGGCCCCCGGAGCCCAGCATATCCCAGAATCCTTCATCCTCACAGGGGCCtacgaggaggaggatggagaaataAACCGGAAAGAG GACAGGGAGTTCCGCACCGAAGCCGAGACCCACAAAAAGAGGGTGACGTGGGACATGGAGCGACGCTGCTGCCTCGATCAGTCCGCCGTGACCAG CTTACAGAAGCGGATAGCCGAGTGCCGATACTGGCCGGTGGAGATAATGAGAGCGCAGTATTCCCCAGCCGGCAAATCTAAGCCAGGAAAA CAGCACGGCGACGAGGAAGCGGTGGTCTCATTCCATGGAGTGGCGTATATAAACATGGTCCCCCTGTTGTACCCAGGAGTCAGACGTCTTCGTGGCGCCTACAGGGTTTTGGCCTATCAGGACGCAGAGGTGCTAGAGAAG ACGAAGCGTGACCACAGCGTCCTTCGTGACGTCGCCCGTCAGAACAGCCTGATGAGTAGACTGGCAGCCGTCCCGCTGGGCGTCAACTCTCCGCATGTGAAACCCACCCCCAGCCGCCTGGGCAAAGAGGAGAAGGGCGCCAAGGAGAAAGAAGGGAGCCGGCGG ATGTCCGCTGTGATGAGGTCGTCGGAGGCGGCAGACATGGACCCGGCGGTCGTACATCAGACAGGTCCAGCTAACATAGAAGGACAG CAATATGTGGATTCGGGAACGTACCTGGTCCTGGAGCTGACGCTGGAGAAAGCGCTCGTCCCCAAACGCAAGGCTGAAGAGGTGGCCTTAAG AGTGAAGGAGCTCGTCCCTGTCCGGCCTCAGCTTGATCGCCGCACCGCCGGGGCACAGAAG GCGGTCGCAGATTTCCACAGCCAGGTCACCAGTATAaccagcgccatcttggaggagtacTGCCAGCTGTTTGGGCAGCAGGAGACCAGTGACGTCGATGTGGATCCACAAGTGCTGGAGGAGCAGAAGTGTCAGCTGAACTATGAGCTAAACTGCTCCGGAAAATACTTTGCCTTTAAGGAACAGCTGAAG CACTCGGTGGTGAAGATCGTAAGAGAGAAGTACCTGAAGACCACCGCCTTCGAGGACCGCGACCAGCTGCAGACCTTCCTCAGCGAGCTGTACATCTACCTGGTGGATCAGATGCACCTCGCCCTTAACAAG ACCCTGCTGGATGACAGTGAGAAGGCACCACCGGCCCCCATGACCGACACCCAACAACTGCTGCGATTCGCCAAGGAGGCCGAGATGACGGAGGATTACCACCAAGCCGAAATGTACTACCAGGAG CGGCTGGCTCGGGACCGTCAGCGCGTCGACCACTGGTTGGATTACGGCTGTTTCAAGCTATTGCTCGGTGACCACATCAAAGCGCAGGAATGTTTCCACGAGGCCCTGGCCGCAAACCGCGAGCATCTACACAG TCTGCTCCTGTGCGGTGTCGTCGCTGTTATTCTGGACAATAATGAGGGCGCAGAGTTGTTCTTTGAAGACGCGACATGTGTGGCCCCCGGCAGCGCCCTGGCCTGGACTATGCTGG GCCTGTTCTACGAGATCCAGGGAAATGACATCAGGATGGAGATGGCCTTCTCCGAGGCCGGGAAGCTCCACCAGGCGGCACTGACTGCGGACCAGTCTGATGCTGGAGGATCGGAGTGCAGAGAGGCCGGTGCCGGCG GGGGGACCGAGGTCCCGGACAGGACGGTGCCCCCATCTCCGCGTCGACGGCCCGGCTCTGGAGAACGTTCCACGAGCAGCCGCTCCTCAGGGAAGAAGACCCCGGGCCCTTCATCCGTGGTCTCCAAAAGCAAAGCTGGAACTCACAGAGGTGGGAGTG GGGTGAAGCACAGCAGCCCCCACAAGCCCTCGCCCCCGGCCAGCAGCATCTACATGGAGGCCGCCAAGTTCCTGGCGCAGGTCAATGCCCCTCAG TTTGTCCAGCGGGCGCTGTCACACGAGCTCCTGAGCCTGGACGGGGGTCCCAGCTGCCAGTACCACCTGATGTGCGCCCAGGTGCACCTGCTCCGGAAAGAGTTTGATGCGGCCCACGAGAACCTGCGGGAGGCGGCACAGGTAGACCACCAG AACCCTGATGTGTGGGCTCTCACCGGCCACGTGCAGTACACGAGCGGCAGGAAGGGGGAGGCGCGACAGAGTTACGAGCACGCGCTCAGCCTGGTGGACGACGCCTCCGACACGCACCCGGTCTACCTCCGCCTGGGATCCATCTACCTGCAGGAGGGCGAG TTTGAGAAGGCGAAGACCACCTACCTCCTGGCCTGCAGACGCTCGCCCACCTGCCTCACCTGGCTGGGTGTCGGTGTCGCTTGTTACAGG CTGGAGGAGCTGCAGGAGGCGGAGGACGCCCTCTCTGAGGCCAATGCCCTAAACAACAGCAACGCGGAGGTGTGGGGCTACCTGACCCTCGTCTGCCTGAAG ACGGGACGACAACTGGAGGCCGAGCAGGCATACAAGTACACGAGGAAG TTACATGTCCAGGACCAGACACTGATGACCGAGATCCAGCAGCTCCAGGAGGAGGTCGGCTTCGGAGACCCGTCCTTCTGA
- the CFAP70 gene encoding cilia- and flagella-associated protein 70 isoform X3 produces MEMALEDVKPRPPAPVHITVLRAHDLRGVKADAPVTYVRSEFSNALLGDSPKLESAPSKPTEYNFTTSLDIGGDSPHSLDDVAHKPVLLTVIEILPKEKKQKEEKTSVLGQSAVDLLPLLRGECNFTVTVPLHPVQGSPLETAHPDAKPSLEVAVSVPAPLLTESQISQGNLLRVTMEAAYCVPESWALSGPQYNYVASLQIPSVGEGDATLIFSSGVLKGGGESEPVSRRKRWPMSGISAPGAQHIPESFILTGAYEEEDGEINRKEDREFRTEAETHKKRVTWDMERRCCLDQSAVTSLQKRIAECRYWPVEIMRAQYSPAGKSKPGKQQHGDEEAVVSFHGVAYINMVPLLYPGVRRLRGAYRVLAYQDAEVLEKTKRDHSVLRDVARQNSLMSRLAAVPLGVNSPHVKPTPSRLGKEEKGAKEKEGSRRMSAVMRSSEAADMDPAVVHQTGPANIEGQQYVDSGTYLVLELTLEKALVPKRKAEEVALRVKELVPVRPQLDRRTAGAQKAVADFHSQVTSITSAILEEYCQLFGQQETSDVDVDPQVLEEQKCQLNYELNCSGKYFAFKEQLKHSVVKIVREKYLKTTAFEDRDQLQTFLSELYIYLVDQMHLALNKTLLDDSEKAPPAPMTDTQQLLRFAKEAEMTEDYHQAEMYYQERLARDRQRVDHWLDYGCFKLLLGDHIKAQECFHEALAANREHLHSLLLCGVVAVILDNNEGAELFFEDATCVAPGSALAWTMLGLFYEIQGNDIRMEMAFSEAGKLHQAALTADQSDAGGSECREAGAGGGTEVPDRTVPPSPRRRPGSGERSTSSRSSGKKTPGPSSVVSKSKAGTHRGVKHSSPHKPSPPASSIYMEAAKFLAQVNAPQFVQRALSHELLSLDGGPSCQYHLMCAQVHLLRKEFDAAHENLREAAQVDHQNPDVWALTGHVQYTSGRKGEARQSYEHALSLVDDASDTHPVYLRLGSIYLQEGEFEKAKTTYLLACRRSPTCLTWLGVGVACYRLEELQEAEDALSEANALNNSNAEVWGYLTLVCLKTGRQLEAEQAYKYTRKLHVQDQTLMTEIQQLQEEVGFGDPSF; encoded by the exons ATGGAGATGGCGTTGGAAGATGTGAAGCCTCGGCCCCCCGCCCCGGTGCACATCACCGTTCTCCGAGCACATGATCTG AGAGGAGTGAAGGCGGACGCCCCGGTCACCTATGTGAGGTCGGAGTTTAGTAACGCCCTCCTGGGAGACTCCCCCAAGCTGGAATCAGCCCCCAGTAAACCCACCGAGTACAACTTCACTACCAGCTTGGACATCGGCGGTGACAGTCCTCACAGCCTGGACGACGTGGCGCACAAACCCGTCTTAT TGACCGTCATCGAGATCTTACCCAAGGAGAAGAAGCAGAAGGAGGAGAAGACGAGCGTCTTGGGGCAAAGCGCGGTGGACCTGCTGCCCTTACTGCGAG GCGAATGTAACTTTACGGTGACTGTCCCCCTGCACCCGGTCCAGGGGTCTCCTCTGGAAACTGCCCACCCAGATGCCAAG CCCAGCCTGGAGGTGGCAGTGTCGGTCCCGGCGCCCTTACTCACTGAGTCACAGATAAGTCAGGGGAACCTGCTCCGAGTGACCATGGAGGCCGCGTACTGTGTCCCCGAGTCCTGGGCCCTCAGTGGgccgcagtataactacgtggccagTCTTCAGATCCCGTCGGTGGGAGAG GGAGACGCCACTCTCATCTTCTCCAGTGGCGTCCTGAAAGGCGGCGGGGAGAGCGAGCCGGTCTCCAGACGGAAGCGGTGGCCCATGAGCGGCATCTCGGCCCCCGGAGCCCAGCATATCCCAGAATCCTTCATCCTCACAGGGGCCtacgaggaggaggatggagaaataAACCGGAAAGAG GACAGGGAGTTCCGCACCGAAGCCGAGACCCACAAAAAGAGGGTGACGTGGGACATGGAGCGACGCTGCTGCCTCGATCAGTCCGCCGTGACCAG CTTACAGAAGCGGATAGCCGAGTGCCGATACTGGCCGGTGGAGATAATGAGAGCGCAGTATTCCCCAGCCGGCAAATCTAAGCCAGGAAAA CAGCAGCACGGCGACGAGGAAGCGGTGGTCTCATTCCATGGAGTGGCGTATATAAACATGGTCCCCCTGTTGTACCCAGGAGTCAGACGTCTTCGTGGCGCCTACAGGGTTTTGGCCTATCAGGACGCAGAGGTGCTAGAGAAG ACGAAGCGTGACCACAGCGTCCTTCGTGACGTCGCCCGTCAGAACAGCCTGATGAGTAGACTGGCAGCCGTCCCGCTGGGCGTCAACTCTCCGCATGTGAAACCCACCCCCAGCCGCCTGGGCAAAGAGGAGAAGGGCGCCAAGGAGAAAGAAGGGAGCCGGCGG ATGTCCGCTGTGATGAGGTCGTCGGAGGCGGCAGACATGGACCCGGCGGTCGTACATCAGACAGGTCCAGCTAACATAGAAGGACAG CAATATGTGGATTCGGGAACGTACCTGGTCCTGGAGCTGACGCTGGAGAAAGCGCTCGTCCCCAAACGCAAGGCTGAAGAGGTGGCCTTAAG AGTGAAGGAGCTCGTCCCTGTCCGGCCTCAGCTTGATCGCCGCACCGCCGGGGCACAGAAG GCGGTCGCAGATTTCCACAGCCAGGTCACCAGTATAaccagcgccatcttggaggagtacTGCCAGCTGTTTGGGCAGCAGGAGACCAGTGACGTCGATGTGGATCCACAAGTGCTGGAGGAGCAGAAGTGTCAGCTGAACTATGAGCTAAACTGCTCCGGAAAATACTTTGCCTTTAAGGAACAGCTGAAG CACTCGGTGGTGAAGATCGTAAGAGAGAAGTACCTGAAGACCACCGCCTTCGAGGACCGCGACCAGCTGCAGACCTTCCTCAGCGAGCTGTACATCTACCTGGTGGATCAGATGCACCTCGCCCTTAACAAG ACCCTGCTGGATGACAGTGAGAAGGCACCACCGGCCCCCATGACCGACACCCAACAACTGCTGCGATTCGCCAAGGAGGCCGAGATGACGGAGGATTACCACCAAGCCGAAATGTACTACCAGGAG CGGCTGGCTCGGGACCGTCAGCGCGTCGACCACTGGTTGGATTACGGCTGTTTCAAGCTATTGCTCGGTGACCACATCAAAGCGCAGGAATGTTTCCACGAGGCCCTGGCCGCAAACCGCGAGCATCTACACAG TCTGCTCCTGTGCGGTGTCGTCGCTGTTATTCTGGACAATAATGAGGGCGCAGAGTTGTTCTTTGAAGACGCGACATGTGTGGCCCCCGGCAGCGCCCTGGCCTGGACTATGCTGG GCCTGTTCTACGAGATCCAGGGAAATGACATCAGGATGGAGATGGCCTTCTCCGAGGCCGGGAAGCTCCACCAGGCGGCACTGACTGCGGACCAGTCTGATGCTGGAGGATCGGAGTGCAGAGAGGCCGGTGCCGGCG GGGGGACCGAGGTCCCGGACAGGACGGTGCCCCCATCTCCGCGTCGACGGCCCGGCTCTGGAGAACGTTCCACGAGCAGCCGCTCCTCAGGGAAGAAGACCCCGGGCCCTTCATCCGTGGTCTCCAAAAGCAAAGCTGGAACTCACAGAG GGGTGAAGCACAGCAGCCCCCACAAGCCCTCGCCCCCGGCCAGCAGCATCTACATGGAGGCCGCCAAGTTCCTGGCGCAGGTCAATGCCCCTCAG TTTGTCCAGCGGGCGCTGTCACACGAGCTCCTGAGCCTGGACGGGGGTCCCAGCTGCCAGTACCACCTGATGTGCGCCCAGGTGCACCTGCTCCGGAAAGAGTTTGATGCGGCCCACGAGAACCTGCGGGAGGCGGCACAGGTAGACCACCAG AACCCTGATGTGTGGGCTCTCACCGGCCACGTGCAGTACACGAGCGGCAGGAAGGGGGAGGCGCGACAGAGTTACGAGCACGCGCTCAGCCTGGTGGACGACGCCTCCGACACGCACCCGGTCTACCTCCGCCTGGGATCCATCTACCTGCAGGAGGGCGAG TTTGAGAAGGCGAAGACCACCTACCTCCTGGCCTGCAGACGCTCGCCCACCTGCCTCACCTGGCTGGGTGTCGGTGTCGCTTGTTACAGG CTGGAGGAGCTGCAGGAGGCGGAGGACGCCCTCTCTGAGGCCAATGCCCTAAACAACAGCAACGCGGAGGTGTGGGGCTACCTGACCCTCGTCTGCCTGAAG ACGGGACGACAACTGGAGGCCGAGCAGGCATACAAGTACACGAGGAAG TTACATGTCCAGGACCAGACACTGATGACCGAGATCCAGCAGCTCCAGGAGGAGGTCGGCTTCGGAGACCCGTCCTTCTGA
- the CFAP70 gene encoding cilia- and flagella-associated protein 70 isoform X4 — translation MEMALEDVKPRPPAPVHITVLRAHDLRGVKADAPVTYVRSEFSNALLGDSPKLESAPSKPTEYNFTTSLDIGGDSPHSLDDVAHKPVLLTVIEILPKEKKQKEEKTSVLGQSAVDLLPLLRGECNFTVTVPLHPVQGSPLETAHPDAKGDATLIFSSGVLKGGGESEPVSRRKRWPMSGISAPGAQHIPESFILTGAYEEEDGEINRKEDREFRTEAETHKKRVTWDMERRCCLDQSAVTSLQKRIAECRYWPVEIMRAQYSPAGKSKPGKQQHGDEEAVVSFHGVAYINMVPLLYPGVRRLRGAYRVLAYQDAEVLEKTKRDHSVLRDVARQNSLMSRLAAVPLGVNSPHVKPTPSRLGKEEKGAKEKEGSRRMSAVMRSSEAADMDPAVVHQTGPANIEGQQYVDSGTYLVLELTLEKALVPKRKAEEVALRVKELVPVRPQLDRRTAGAQKAVADFHSQVTSITSAILEEYCQLFGQQETSDVDVDPQVLEEQKCQLNYELNCSGKYFAFKEQLKHSVVKIVREKYLKTTAFEDRDQLQTFLSELYIYLVDQMHLALNKTLLDDSEKAPPAPMTDTQQLLRFAKEAEMTEDYHQAEMYYQERLARDRQRVDHWLDYGCFKLLLGDHIKAQECFHEALAANREHLHSLLLCGVVAVILDNNEGAELFFEDATCVAPGSALAWTMLGLFYEIQGNDIRMEMAFSEAGKLHQAALTADQSDAGGSECREAGAGGGTEVPDRTVPPSPRRRPGSGERSTSSRSSGKKTPGPSSVVSKSKAGTHRGGSGVKHSSPHKPSPPASSIYMEAAKFLAQVNAPQFVQRALSHELLSLDGGPSCQYHLMCAQVHLLRKEFDAAHENLREAAQVDHQNPDVWALTGHVQYTSGRKGEARQSYEHALSLVDDASDTHPVYLRLGSIYLQEGEFEKAKTTYLLACRRSPTCLTWLGVGVACYRLEELQEAEDALSEANALNNSNAEVWGYLTLVCLKTGRQLEAEQAYKYTRKLHVQDQTLMTEIQQLQEEVGFGDPSF, via the exons ATGGAGATGGCGTTGGAAGATGTGAAGCCTCGGCCCCCCGCCCCGGTGCACATCACCGTTCTCCGAGCACATGATCTG AGAGGAGTGAAGGCGGACGCCCCGGTCACCTATGTGAGGTCGGAGTTTAGTAACGCCCTCCTGGGAGACTCCCCCAAGCTGGAATCAGCCCCCAGTAAACCCACCGAGTACAACTTCACTACCAGCTTGGACATCGGCGGTGACAGTCCTCACAGCCTGGACGACGTGGCGCACAAACCCGTCTTAT TGACCGTCATCGAGATCTTACCCAAGGAGAAGAAGCAGAAGGAGGAGAAGACGAGCGTCTTGGGGCAAAGCGCGGTGGACCTGCTGCCCTTACTGCGAG GCGAATGTAACTTTACGGTGACTGTCCCCCTGCACCCGGTCCAGGGGTCTCCTCTGGAAACTGCCCACCCAGATGCCAAG GGAGACGCCACTCTCATCTTCTCCAGTGGCGTCCTGAAAGGCGGCGGGGAGAGCGAGCCGGTCTCCAGACGGAAGCGGTGGCCCATGAGCGGCATCTCGGCCCCCGGAGCCCAGCATATCCCAGAATCCTTCATCCTCACAGGGGCCtacgaggaggaggatggagaaataAACCGGAAAGAG GACAGGGAGTTCCGCACCGAAGCCGAGACCCACAAAAAGAGGGTGACGTGGGACATGGAGCGACGCTGCTGCCTCGATCAGTCCGCCGTGACCAG CTTACAGAAGCGGATAGCCGAGTGCCGATACTGGCCGGTGGAGATAATGAGAGCGCAGTATTCCCCAGCCGGCAAATCTAAGCCAGGAAAA CAGCAGCACGGCGACGAGGAAGCGGTGGTCTCATTCCATGGAGTGGCGTATATAAACATGGTCCCCCTGTTGTACCCAGGAGTCAGACGTCTTCGTGGCGCCTACAGGGTTTTGGCCTATCAGGACGCAGAGGTGCTAGAGAAG ACGAAGCGTGACCACAGCGTCCTTCGTGACGTCGCCCGTCAGAACAGCCTGATGAGTAGACTGGCAGCCGTCCCGCTGGGCGTCAACTCTCCGCATGTGAAACCCACCCCCAGCCGCCTGGGCAAAGAGGAGAAGGGCGCCAAGGAGAAAGAAGGGAGCCGGCGG ATGTCCGCTGTGATGAGGTCGTCGGAGGCGGCAGACATGGACCCGGCGGTCGTACATCAGACAGGTCCAGCTAACATAGAAGGACAG CAATATGTGGATTCGGGAACGTACCTGGTCCTGGAGCTGACGCTGGAGAAAGCGCTCGTCCCCAAACGCAAGGCTGAAGAGGTGGCCTTAAG AGTGAAGGAGCTCGTCCCTGTCCGGCCTCAGCTTGATCGCCGCACCGCCGGGGCACAGAAG GCGGTCGCAGATTTCCACAGCCAGGTCACCAGTATAaccagcgccatcttggaggagtacTGCCAGCTGTTTGGGCAGCAGGAGACCAGTGACGTCGATGTGGATCCACAAGTGCTGGAGGAGCAGAAGTGTCAGCTGAACTATGAGCTAAACTGCTCCGGAAAATACTTTGCCTTTAAGGAACAGCTGAAG CACTCGGTGGTGAAGATCGTAAGAGAGAAGTACCTGAAGACCACCGCCTTCGAGGACCGCGACCAGCTGCAGACCTTCCTCAGCGAGCTGTACATCTACCTGGTGGATCAGATGCACCTCGCCCTTAACAAG ACCCTGCTGGATGACAGTGAGAAGGCACCACCGGCCCCCATGACCGACACCCAACAACTGCTGCGATTCGCCAAGGAGGCCGAGATGACGGAGGATTACCACCAAGCCGAAATGTACTACCAGGAG CGGCTGGCTCGGGACCGTCAGCGCGTCGACCACTGGTTGGATTACGGCTGTTTCAAGCTATTGCTCGGTGACCACATCAAAGCGCAGGAATGTTTCCACGAGGCCCTGGCCGCAAACCGCGAGCATCTACACAG TCTGCTCCTGTGCGGTGTCGTCGCTGTTATTCTGGACAATAATGAGGGCGCAGAGTTGTTCTTTGAAGACGCGACATGTGTGGCCCCCGGCAGCGCCCTGGCCTGGACTATGCTGG GCCTGTTCTACGAGATCCAGGGAAATGACATCAGGATGGAGATGGCCTTCTCCGAGGCCGGGAAGCTCCACCAGGCGGCACTGACTGCGGACCAGTCTGATGCTGGAGGATCGGAGTGCAGAGAGGCCGGTGCCGGCG GGGGGACCGAGGTCCCGGACAGGACGGTGCCCCCATCTCCGCGTCGACGGCCCGGCTCTGGAGAACGTTCCACGAGCAGCCGCTCCTCAGGGAAGAAGACCCCGGGCCCTTCATCCGTGGTCTCCAAAAGCAAAGCTGGAACTCACAGAGGTGGGAGTG GGGTGAAGCACAGCAGCCCCCACAAGCCCTCGCCCCCGGCCAGCAGCATCTACATGGAGGCCGCCAAGTTCCTGGCGCAGGTCAATGCCCCTCAG TTTGTCCAGCGGGCGCTGTCACACGAGCTCCTGAGCCTGGACGGGGGTCCCAGCTGCCAGTACCACCTGATGTGCGCCCAGGTGCACCTGCTCCGGAAAGAGTTTGATGCGGCCCACGAGAACCTGCGGGAGGCGGCACAGGTAGACCACCAG AACCCTGATGTGTGGGCTCTCACCGGCCACGTGCAGTACACGAGCGGCAGGAAGGGGGAGGCGCGACAGAGTTACGAGCACGCGCTCAGCCTGGTGGACGACGCCTCCGACACGCACCCGGTCTACCTCCGCCTGGGATCCATCTACCTGCAGGAGGGCGAG TTTGAGAAGGCGAAGACCACCTACCTCCTGGCCTGCAGACGCTCGCCCACCTGCCTCACCTGGCTGGGTGTCGGTGTCGCTTGTTACAGG CTGGAGGAGCTGCAGGAGGCGGAGGACGCCCTCTCTGAGGCCAATGCCCTAAACAACAGCAACGCGGAGGTGTGGGGCTACCTGACCCTCGTCTGCCTGAAG ACGGGACGACAACTGGAGGCCGAGCAGGCATACAAGTACACGAGGAAG TTACATGTCCAGGACCAGACACTGATGACCGAGATCCAGCAGCTCCAGGAGGAGGTCGGCTTCGGAGACCCGTCCTTCTGA